The following proteins are co-located in the Micromonospora coriariae genome:
- a CDS encoding Rv0361 family membrane protein, with protein sequence MGAGQPYSRPARRHRPMRTGLAFAGFGMALCCVGVAGLAAWNLQTVRQATGPIRETADGFLNEVTLGDSDRAYERLCADARSRWSAIGFTSWVRTPPMVTDYEITDVSVATSGGRPHGTVTVKLTRDGGRSEERRLPVVREDGDWRVCGDPF encoded by the coding sequence GTGGGTGCCGGCCAGCCGTACAGCAGACCGGCCCGGCGGCACCGCCCGATGCGCACCGGGCTGGCCTTCGCCGGGTTCGGCATGGCGCTGTGCTGCGTCGGGGTGGCCGGGCTGGCCGCCTGGAACCTGCAGACCGTACGCCAGGCCACCGGCCCGATCCGGGAGACCGCCGACGGTTTCCTGAACGAGGTGACCCTCGGCGACAGCGACAGGGCGTACGAGCGGCTCTGCGCGGACGCGCGCAGCCGGTGGAGCGCGATCGGCTTCACCAGTTGGGTGCGTACGCCGCCGATGGTGACCGACTACGAGATCACCGACGTGTCGGTGGCGACCAGTGGTGGGCGACCGCATGGCACTGTGACAGTCAAATTGACCCGCGACGGCGGGCGCAGCGAGGAGCGCCGCCTGCCGGTGGTCCGCGAGGACGGGGACTGGCGGGTCTGCGGTGACCCGTTCTGA
- a CDS encoding VOC family protein, translated as MTTTADLAMVNLDSSDPAAHAAFYHRALGWEITHSQAEYAMIKGGGVSLGFGLVEGYRPPSWPDPAGGKRYHLDLYVDDLAAAEKEFVGAGASKPEFQPGGDRWVVLIDPIGQPFCICPRPQS; from the coding sequence ATGACGACAACCGCCGACCTCGCCATGGTCAACCTGGACAGCTCCGACCCGGCCGCGCACGCCGCGTTCTACCACCGGGCCCTGGGCTGGGAGATCACCCACAGCCAAGCCGAGTACGCCATGATCAAGGGCGGTGGCGTTTCCCTCGGCTTCGGGCTGGTCGAGGGTTACCGGCCGCCGTCCTGGCCGGACCCGGCCGGCGGTAAGCGCTACCACCTCGACCTCTACGTCGACGACCTGGCCGCGGCGGAGAAGGAGTTCGTCGGGGCCGGCGCCTCGAAGCCGGAGTTCCAGCCCGGCGGCGACCGGTGGGTGGTGCTCATCGACCCGATCGGTCAGCCGTTCTGCATCTGCCCCCGCCCGCAGAGCTGA
- a CDS encoding LLM class flavin-dependent oxidoreductase — translation MRHGLELPCGGGSVSVSTLVELGELAERAGWDGVFLEDYLVHYSGDDPPTYDPWLVLTAIAVSTSRVRLGTTVTALPRRRPVKLAREVLTLDHLSAGRATVAVGLGDPGDRGLAAFGEPTGVAVRAAMLDEGLDLLTGLLSGAPVSHQGTHYRADGVALRPPPVQSPRVPVWVGGSTQAGSVRRRAARADGIVPYKLTDTAGWSDFTPDEVRELVSALPATRADGQPFDVAIGGRRRRPDERAERAYLGELAAAGATWWLEYVPVGDAETMRAAVARGPLR, via the coding sequence ATGAGACACGGTCTGGAGCTTCCCTGCGGCGGCGGCTCGGTTTCGGTGTCCACCCTGGTCGAGCTGGGTGAGCTCGCCGAGCGCGCCGGGTGGGACGGGGTGTTCCTGGAGGACTATCTCGTCCACTACTCCGGCGACGACCCGCCCACCTACGACCCGTGGCTGGTGCTCACGGCGATCGCCGTGAGCACCAGCCGGGTGCGGCTGGGCACCACGGTCACCGCGCTGCCCCGGCGCCGCCCGGTGAAGCTGGCCCGTGAGGTGCTCACCCTCGACCACCTCAGCGCGGGGCGCGCCACGGTGGCGGTCGGCCTGGGCGACCCGGGCGACCGGGGCCTGGCCGCGTTCGGCGAGCCGACCGGGGTGGCCGTCCGGGCCGCCATGCTCGACGAGGGTCTCGACCTGCTGACCGGGCTGCTCAGCGGAGCGCCGGTCAGCCACCAGGGCACCCACTACCGCGCGGACGGGGTGGCGCTGCGGCCGCCGCCGGTGCAGTCGCCCCGGGTGCCGGTCTGGGTCGGCGGCAGCACCCAGGCCGGGTCGGTGCGGCGGCGGGCGGCCCGCGCCGACGGCATCGTGCCCTACAAGCTCACCGACACCGCCGGTTGGTCCGACTTCACCCCGGATGAGGTACGCGAGCTGGTGAGCGCCCTGCCGGCCACCCGCGCCGACGGCCAGCCGTTCGACGTGGCGATCGGCGGCCGGCGGCGCCGACCGGACGAGCGAGCCGAGCGGGCCTACCTGGGCGAACTCGCCGCGGCCGGCGCGACCTGGTGGTTGGAGTACGTTCCGGTCGGCGACGCGGAGACGATGCGGGCCGCCGTCGCCCGTGGTCCGCTGCGCTGA
- a CDS encoding tyrosine-type recombinase/integrase encodes MVSSDAPVLARPTARPALPGGPVDVTEAWLRNRRLSEHTRDAYRRDVTGWLSWCAGRDLDPLQANFLHVNEYARALESTLGARSNRPLTPATVARRLSALSSWYDFLVKLGAVPANPVAGADRPRVDRDHSATVGLTPEEVDALLSAADADTGPTAARNRAAIALLADLGLRVGELISLDLTDLGTERGHRSVRFVGKGGKQRRRALTPGTAYAVDAYLAQRAAATGVPVPQLTGPLLVTASGGRLDRHSVFRMVRRLARAAGIPAWAKLSPHSLRHAFATTARSEGVPLEDVQDAMGHADPRTTRRYDRDRHNLDRDPAYVVWAARSRRRG; translated from the coding sequence ATGGTGTCCTCCGACGCTCCGGTGCTCGCCCGCCCGACGGCCCGACCGGCCCTGCCCGGCGGGCCGGTCGACGTCACCGAGGCCTGGTTGCGCAACCGCCGGTTGTCCGAGCACACCCGCGACGCCTACCGGCGCGACGTCACCGGCTGGCTCAGCTGGTGCGCCGGCCGTGACCTGGATCCGCTGCAGGCCAACTTCCTGCACGTCAACGAGTACGCCCGTGCCCTGGAGTCCACCCTCGGCGCGCGCAGTAACCGGCCACTGACCCCGGCGACCGTGGCGCGTCGGCTCTCCGCGCTGTCCAGCTGGTACGACTTCCTCGTCAAGCTCGGCGCGGTGCCGGCCAACCCGGTCGCCGGCGCGGACCGACCGCGCGTCGACCGGGACCACTCCGCCACTGTCGGGCTCACCCCGGAGGAGGTGGACGCGCTGCTCAGCGCCGCCGACGCGGACACCGGCCCGACAGCCGCCCGCAACCGGGCCGCGATCGCGCTCCTGGCCGACCTGGGCCTGCGCGTCGGCGAACTGATCTCGCTGGACCTCACCGACCTGGGCACCGAGCGCGGGCACCGCAGCGTGCGTTTCGTCGGCAAGGGCGGCAAGCAGCGCCGGCGGGCCCTCACCCCGGGCACCGCGTACGCGGTGGACGCCTACCTGGCCCAGCGGGCCGCCGCCACCGGCGTGCCGGTGCCGCAGCTGACCGGGCCGCTGCTGGTCACCGCCAGCGGCGGCCGGCTGGACCGGCACTCGGTGTTCCGGATGGTCCGCCGGCTGGCCCGGGCCGCCGGCATCCCGGCCTGGGCGAAGCTCTCACCCCACTCGTTGCGGCACGCGTTCGCCACCACCGCCCGCTCCGAGGGCGTCCCGTTGGAGGACGTGCAGGACGCGATGGGTCATGCCGACCCCCGTACCACTCGCCGCTACGACCGCGATCGGCACAACCTCGACCGCGACCCGGCGTACGTGGTGTGGGCGGCCCGGTCCCGCCGCCGCGGCTGA
- a CDS encoding helix-turn-helix transcriptional regulator — protein MRASRLVSLLLLLQTRGRMTAAELSEALEVSIRTVYRDVESLGAAGVPVYAERGPAGGYRLLDGYRTRLTGLTAGEAEALFLAGVPGPASELGLGSVLTTAELKLRAALPSDLADRGGRIRQRFHLDAPSWFREPEPTPHLAALAGAVWEDRRIRVRYQRWQQPREVTRTLDPLGVVLKAGRWYLVAAADGQVRTYRVGAILDLTVLDEPADRPPGFDLADCWQEHTERYERSVYRAEARVRMTVAALARTVHLFPPAMSRAAREAAGAPDADGWLVTTVPIESVRHGHVEMLKLGAQVEVLAPAELRELVAGTAHALAALYPPIPVAGEPVADAGPAADGERPAGTAARTSDARGGPGAAAGPPRAPVRR, from the coding sequence GTGCGTGCCAGTCGGCTGGTCTCCCTGCTGCTGCTCCTGCAGACCCGGGGGCGGATGACCGCTGCCGAGCTGTCCGAGGCGCTGGAGGTGTCGATCCGGACGGTGTACCGGGACGTGGAGTCCCTGGGCGCCGCCGGGGTGCCGGTGTACGCCGAGCGCGGCCCGGCCGGCGGGTACCGGCTGCTCGACGGCTACCGCACCCGGCTGACCGGGCTGACCGCCGGAGAGGCCGAGGCGCTGTTCCTGGCCGGGGTGCCCGGCCCGGCCTCCGAGTTGGGCCTGGGGTCGGTGCTGACCACCGCCGAGCTGAAGTTGCGGGCCGCGCTGCCGAGCGACCTCGCCGACCGGGGCGGGCGGATCCGGCAACGGTTCCACCTGGACGCGCCGAGCTGGTTCCGCGAACCCGAGCCCACCCCGCACCTCGCCGCCCTGGCCGGCGCGGTGTGGGAGGACCGCCGGATCCGGGTGCGCTATCAGCGGTGGCAGCAACCCCGGGAGGTGACCCGCACGCTCGACCCGCTCGGCGTGGTGCTCAAGGCCGGCCGGTGGTATCTGGTCGCCGCGGCGGACGGACAGGTACGCACCTACCGGGTGGGCGCGATCCTGGACCTGACCGTGCTGGATGAACCCGCCGACCGGCCGCCCGGGTTCGACCTGGCGGACTGCTGGCAGGAGCACACCGAGCGCTACGAGCGCAGCGTCTATCGCGCCGAGGCCCGGGTACGGATGACCGTGGCGGCGCTGGCGCGCACGGTGCACCTCTTCCCGCCGGCGATGAGTCGGGCGGCACGCGAGGCCGCCGGCGCTCCGGACGCGGACGGCTGGTTGGTCACCACCGTGCCGATCGAGTCGGTCCGGCACGGCCACGTCGAGATGCTCAAGCTCGGCGCGCAGGTGGAGGTGCTCGCACCGGCCGAGTTGCGCGAACTCGTCGCGGGCACCGCCCACGCGCTCGCGGCGCTCTATCCGCCGATCCCGGTCGCGGGGGAGCCGGTCGCGGACGCGGGCCCCGCGGCGGACGGTGAGCGGCCGGCGGGTACGGCTGCGCGGACCTCCGATGCCCGGGGCGGACCGGGCGCGGCGGCTGGTCCGCCCCGGGCACCGGTCAGGCGTTGA
- a CDS encoding Hsp20/alpha crystallin family protein, protein MLMRTDPFREMDRLAEQFFGTAARPATMHLDAYRDGDYFYAAFDLPGVDRDTIDCTVERNVLTVRAERRRPTGDGVELVAAERPMGTFTRRLFLGDTLDTDKLEAGYDNGVLTLRIPVAERAKPRRVTIKANGDGRRQINA, encoded by the coding sequence ATGTTGATGCGTACCGACCCGTTCCGCGAGATGGACCGGCTCGCCGAGCAGTTCTTCGGTACGGCAGCCCGTCCCGCGACGATGCACCTGGACGCCTACCGCGACGGGGACTACTTCTACGCCGCGTTCGACCTGCCCGGCGTCGACCGGGACACCATCGACTGCACAGTCGAGCGCAACGTGCTCACCGTCCGGGCCGAGCGGCGCCGGCCGACCGGCGACGGTGTCGAACTGGTCGCCGCCGAACGCCCGATGGGCACCTTCACCCGGCGGCTGTTCCTGGGCGACACCCTGGACACCGACAAGCTCGAGGCGGGCTACGACAACGGGGTGCTGACGCTGCGCATCCCGGTCGCCGAGCGCGCCAAGCCACGCCGGGTGACCATCAAGGCCAACGGCGACGGACGCCGGCAGATCAACGCCTGA
- a CDS encoding GNAT family N-acetyltransferase encodes MTSTLRPTWVTTAVRPDQPDAALLLREYMTEMVVRYHRRPALPGEVDLALADLPSDDLTDPTGLLLLAHRGGDLAGCAGLRWQPDWAELTRVFIRPAHRGTGGGGALLAAVEQRAREAGMDRIRLDTRNDLVEARALYARHGYVEIPAFSLGPYAEHWFEKRLR; translated from the coding sequence GTGACCAGCACGCTCCGACCCACCTGGGTGACCACCGCCGTCCGTCCCGATCAGCCCGACGCGGCACTGCTGCTTCGCGAGTACATGACGGAGATGGTGGTCCGCTACCACCGCCGTCCCGCGCTGCCCGGCGAGGTCGACCTGGCGCTGGCCGACCTGCCCAGCGACGACCTGACGGATCCGACCGGCCTGCTCCTGCTCGCCCACCGCGGCGGGGACCTGGCCGGCTGCGCCGGGCTGCGGTGGCAGCCGGACTGGGCCGAGCTGACCCGGGTCTTCATCCGCCCCGCACATCGCGGCACCGGTGGGGGCGGCGCGCTGCTGGCCGCCGTCGAGCAGCGGGCGCGGGAGGCCGGAATGGACCGGATCCGGCTGGACACCCGCAACGATCTGGTCGAGGCCCGCGCCCTGTACGCCCGGCACGGCTACGTCGAGATTCCGGCGTTCTCGCTCGGCCCGTACGCCGAGCACTGGTTCGAGAAGCGGCTCCGCTGA
- a CDS encoding DUF6069 family protein: MSATAEPSVTTATTTSSPRRRALGVAASVLACLAIWGIGEAGGVDYTIESPGQPALVIGPGEIFGIALGAALLGWAALALLERFVPRTARLIWISLAVLVTLLSFGPLFGTEATAGAKVALGAMHVAVAVALIALLPARRR, translated from the coding sequence ATGAGTGCGACCGCCGAACCATCCGTCACCACCGCCACCACCACGTCGTCACCGCGTCGCCGAGCCCTCGGCGTTGCCGCCTCCGTCCTGGCCTGCCTGGCCATCTGGGGGATCGGCGAGGCTGGCGGGGTCGACTACACCATCGAGAGCCCGGGGCAACCCGCCCTGGTCATCGGACCCGGCGAGATCTTCGGGATCGCCCTCGGCGCGGCCCTGCTGGGCTGGGCGGCGTTGGCCCTGCTGGAGCGGTTCGTCCCGCGTACCGCCCGCCTCATCTGGATCTCACTGGCCGTCCTGGTGACCCTGCTGTCCTTCGGCCCACTGTTCGGCACCGAGGCGACCGCCGGCGCCAAGGTGGCCCTCGGCGCGATGCACGTGGCCGTGGCGGTCGCCCTGATCGCCCTGCTGCCGGCCCGCCGCCGGTAG
- a CDS encoding MarR family winged helix-turn-helix transcriptional regulator gives MTSCSPADGPPDLLFLLSWASHALQSEHAAGLAELGISPRAHYVLAQARTGDLTQRQIGERCGVDKTTMVVTLDQLERAGLAERRPAPADRRARLVAVTPAGEQVLERAQDVVRRIQDALLATLPEQDREAFLRALTALVSGPLASSSPYAPGGRSGC, from the coding sequence ATGACCTCCTGCTCGCCCGCCGACGGCCCGCCCGACCTGCTGTTCCTCCTCTCCTGGGCAAGTCACGCGCTCCAGTCCGAGCATGCCGCCGGCCTGGCCGAGCTGGGCATCTCACCGCGGGCGCACTACGTGTTGGCACAGGCCCGCACCGGGGACCTGACCCAGCGGCAGATCGGCGAACGGTGCGGGGTGGACAAGACCACAATGGTCGTCACGCTCGACCAGCTGGAGCGGGCCGGCCTCGCCGAGCGTCGCCCCGCGCCGGCTGATCGGCGGGCCCGGCTGGTCGCGGTGACGCCAGCGGGCGAGCAGGTCCTGGAGCGGGCGCAGGACGTTGTCCGGCGCATCCAGGACGCGCTCCTCGCCACCCTGCCCGAGCAGGACCGGGAGGCGTTCCTGCGCGCGCTCACCGCGCTGGTGAGCGGTCCGTTGGCCAGCTCCTCCCCGTACGCGCCCGGCGGTCGCTCCGGATGCTAG
- a CDS encoding DUF2087 domain-containing protein, translating into MTADALAGALADDGRRRIFAAIVLGAASAAQVAERTDLPARTVLTGVRRLTEAGLVTGSDGALAADEVSLRAAARERRPADDAEPADDAEPADDPVLRTFLRSGVLVGLPAQRGRRRVLLAHIAELSFEPATHYPERAVDEALKPWCAAGGSDHATLRRYLIDEQLLTREHGIYQRP; encoded by the coding sequence ATGACAGCGGACGCTCTGGCCGGAGCCCTGGCCGACGACGGACGCCGGCGGATCTTCGCGGCCATCGTGCTGGGTGCGGCCAGCGCGGCCCAGGTCGCCGAGCGGACCGACCTGCCGGCGCGGACGGTGCTCACCGGTGTCCGTCGGCTCACCGAGGCGGGCCTGGTGACGGGCTCCGACGGCGCTCTCGCGGCCGACGAGGTGTCGCTGCGGGCGGCGGCGCGCGAGCGCCGTCCGGCCGACGACGCCGAGCCGGCCGACGACGCCGAGCCGGCCGACGACCCGGTGCTGCGGACGTTCCTGCGCTCCGGTGTGCTGGTGGGCCTGCCGGCGCAGCGCGGCCGGCGGCGGGTGCTGCTGGCGCACATCGCGGAACTGTCGTTCGAGCCGGCGACGCACTATCCCGAGCGGGCCGTGGACGAGGCACTCAAGCCGTGGTGCGCCGCTGGCGGGTCGGACCACGCCACGTTGCGCCGCTACCTCATCGACGAGCAACTGCTCACCCGCGAGCACGGCATCTACCAGCGGCCCTGA
- a CDS encoding IS110 family RNA-guided transposase — protein MGNGSGVSRGDRNRNARLARLRALVPVTNAIVGIDLADAKQMVVVTDHDSKVLARKTFRCRAWNLGAALDWAAERAAAKGWAGVTVACEPTGHRWRVLGQLAADRAMPFVCVQPMLTSWARRSEDLTSDKTDEKDAVLIARLTAQLRCYVPEPIDETWGRLRHLGARREQLIIEMVSQVQQIRALLECVWPAALDTAKQPFRSRTWAAAMTVICQRDGGNLARTRRLGATRFEQAVRREITRRGGCKPSLRILRHLFTALADPTGVIAHRPGALERVAFLLQDWHTATDKLTDTETRMTRVLDELKLTDLATSIPGLSAVGAAAILAETGDPNRFATARALVKHAGLAPREKLSGTFVGRTKLTGQGRPALRLAAWRAVWGAQRSNAVYAARYQHLTTRETNKLTATQAQTVIAAAILRQLHAVITTGRAWNADIATYGSHHRRQVALAA, from the coding sequence ATGGGTAACGGTAGCGGTGTGTCCCGGGGTGATCGCAACCGCAACGCGCGGCTTGCTCGGCTGCGGGCGCTGGTGCCGGTGACCAACGCGATCGTGGGGATCGACTTGGCCGACGCGAAGCAGATGGTCGTAGTCACCGATCACGACTCGAAAGTGTTGGCCCGTAAGACATTCCGCTGCCGCGCCTGGAATCTCGGGGCAGCGTTGGACTGGGCCGCCGAGCGGGCCGCGGCGAAAGGCTGGGCGGGGGTGACGGTGGCGTGCGAGCCGACCGGGCACCGCTGGCGGGTCCTCGGTCAGCTCGCTGCGGACCGGGCGATGCCGTTCGTGTGCGTGCAGCCGATGCTGACCTCGTGGGCGCGGCGCAGCGAGGACCTGACCTCGGACAAAACCGATGAGAAGGACGCGGTGCTCATCGCTCGGCTGACCGCGCAGCTGCGCTGCTACGTGCCGGAGCCGATCGATGAGACCTGGGGCCGGCTGCGGCATCTGGGCGCCCGCCGCGAACAGCTCATCATCGAGATGGTCAGCCAGGTCCAGCAGATTCGCGCGCTGCTCGAGTGTGTCTGGCCCGCCGCGCTCGATACCGCCAAGCAGCCGTTTCGGTCCCGCACCTGGGCTGCAGCGATGACGGTGATCTGCCAGCGTGACGGCGGCAACCTCGCCCGCACCCGACGCCTCGGCGCGACCCGATTCGAGCAGGCCGTACGCCGTGAGATCACCCGCCGAGGCGGGTGCAAACCCTCGCTGCGCATCCTGCGGCACCTGTTCACCGCCTTGGCCGACCCCACCGGGGTGATCGCCCACCGGCCCGGTGCACTGGAGCGGGTCGCGTTCCTGCTGCAGGACTGGCACACCGCCACCGACAAACTCACCGACACCGAGACCCGGATGACCCGCGTCCTCGACGAGCTCAAGCTGACCGATCTGGCCACCTCCATCCCCGGCCTATCCGCGGTTGGCGCCGCGGCGATCCTCGCCGAGACCGGTGACCCGAACCGGTTCGCCACCGCCCGCGCCCTGGTCAAGCACGCCGGCCTCGCACCGCGGGAGAAACTGTCCGGCACGTTCGTCGGCCGCACCAAACTCACCGGCCAGGGCCGACCCGCGCTGCGTCTGGCCGCCTGGCGGGCAGTCTGGGGCGCCCAGCGCAGCAATGCCGTCTATGCCGCCCGCTACCAGCATTTGACCACCCGGGAGACCAACAAGCTCACGGCGACCCAAGCCCAGACCGTCATCGCCGCGGCGATCCTGCGCCAGTTGCACGCCGTCATCACCACCGGACGAGCGTGGAACGCCGACATCGCCACCTACGGCAGCCACCACCGCAGGCAGGTGGCTCTAGCCGCCTGA
- a CDS encoding MarR family winged helix-turn-helix transcriptional regulator, translating to MSTHDSVDRHVERWLPVLPDLDPDVEGAVTRMGVLTRHLRTVKERVLVDFDLPAHEYDTLHALAGRQGRAAPSELAADLAMAPASITARVDSLVERGFARRTPSTVDRRRVDVELTDAGRAAWHGAMDVRGAEEHRLLDALTPAERRLLSDLLRRVLLVAEQPTD from the coding sequence ATGAGCACCCACGACTCCGTCGACCGGCACGTCGAGCGCTGGCTGCCCGTCCTGCCCGACCTCGACCCCGACGTCGAAGGGGCGGTGACCAGGATGGGTGTCCTCACCCGGCACCTGCGCACCGTGAAGGAGCGGGTCCTTGTGGATTTCGACCTGCCGGCACACGAGTACGACACGCTGCACGCGCTCGCCGGCCGGCAGGGACGTGCAGCGCCCTCCGAACTCGCCGCGGATCTGGCGATGGCACCCGCCTCGATCACCGCGCGGGTCGACAGCCTCGTCGAGCGCGGCTTCGCACGGCGCACCCCGTCCACGGTCGACCGGCGCAGGGTCGATGTGGAGCTCACCGACGCCGGCCGGGCCGCGTGGCACGGGGCGATGGACGTCCGGGGCGCTGAGGAGCACCGGCTGCTCGACGCGCTCACCCCGGCGGAACGGCGGCTGCTCTCCGACCTGCTGCGCCGGGTGCTGCTCGTCGCCGAGCAACCGACCGACTGA
- a CDS encoding MFS transporter, protein MTSPLRTRSFRLLFLGRTVSAVGDAVVPAALALAVLRATGSTGALAVVLAAAMVPRLLLLPLGGVVADRFDARRVALVADLVRCATQLAVGVELLGGEPSLSIVVVASALGGTASAFAMPTASPLVAGTVAPADRQRANALMGITANTSRLAGPALAGALIWAAGPGWAFVIDSVSFALSATLLALVRVRHVPVPRRSVLADLRHGFGEVRARDWFWTSLIGHGVWNGAAAVLMTLGPAIAIDRLGGEATWVLLLQAGAIGMLTGSLLAGRVRLHRPVLLANLGLASYAAPLLLLAVAAPAPAVIVAYGVALTALGYLNPVWETVVQHQFPPEVLARVTSYDWLVSLGAVPLGYALAPLAADAFGAPVPLAVAGLLVLAACAGTALVPGVRRLTWPAAELPRPVEPAAADAP, encoded by the coding sequence GTGACCAGCCCTCTGCGCACCCGCTCCTTCCGGCTGCTGTTCCTGGGCCGGACCGTCTCCGCGGTCGGCGACGCCGTGGTGCCCGCCGCCCTGGCGCTGGCCGTGCTGCGGGCCACCGGTTCGACCGGCGCGCTCGCCGTCGTCCTCGCCGCGGCGATGGTCCCCCGGCTGCTCCTGCTGCCACTCGGCGGCGTCGTCGCCGACCGGTTCGACGCCCGCCGGGTCGCCCTGGTGGCCGATCTGGTCCGCTGCGCGACCCAGCTCGCGGTCGGCGTGGAGCTGCTCGGTGGCGAGCCGTCGCTGAGCATCGTCGTGGTGGCCTCGGCGCTCGGTGGCACCGCCTCGGCGTTCGCCATGCCGACCGCCTCCCCGCTGGTCGCCGGCACCGTCGCACCGGCCGACCGGCAGCGGGCCAACGCCCTGATGGGGATCACCGCCAACACCAGCCGGCTCGCCGGCCCGGCGCTGGCCGGCGCACTCATCTGGGCCGCCGGACCCGGCTGGGCGTTCGTCATCGACAGCGTGTCGTTCGCGCTCAGCGCCACGCTGCTCGCGCTGGTCCGGGTCCGGCACGTGCCGGTGCCCCGCCGCTCCGTCCTCGCCGACCTGCGGCACGGCTTCGGCGAGGTACGCGCCCGCGACTGGTTCTGGACCAGCCTGATCGGGCACGGTGTCTGGAACGGCGCCGCCGCCGTGCTGATGACCCTCGGGCCGGCCATCGCCATCGACCGCCTCGGCGGTGAGGCCACCTGGGTGCTGCTGTTGCAGGCCGGCGCGATCGGCATGCTCACCGGATCGCTGCTGGCCGGGCGGGTCCGGTTGCACCGGCCGGTCCTGCTGGCCAACCTCGGGCTGGCCAGCTACGCCGCGCCACTGCTGCTGCTCGCCGTCGCCGCGCCCGCCCCGGCGGTGATCGTCGCCTACGGGGTCGCGCTGACCGCCCTCGGCTACCTCAACCCGGTCTGGGAGACCGTCGTGCAGCACCAGTTCCCGCCCGAGGTGCTGGCCCGGGTCACCTCGTACGACTGGCTGGTGTCGCTGGGCGCCGTGCCGCTGGGGTACGCCCTGGCACCCCTGGCCGCGGACGCCTTCGGGGCGCCCGTACCGCTGGCCGTCGCCGGCCTGCTGGTCCTGGCCGCCTGCGCCGGCACCGCGCTGGTGCCCGGCGTACGCCGGCTCACCTGGCCGGCGGCGGAGCTGCCGCGACCGGTCGAACCCGCCGCCGCCGACGCGCCGTGA
- a CDS encoding mycothiol transferase has protein sequence MTTPFPEPTGPAGNRAEVFLRYLDYFRESVSAKVSALPESELRRSGLPSGWTPLELLKHLRYVELRWIEWGFQGRDVPEPWGDRRADRWYVAPEETRSELVAALRAQGAHTSAVVTAHDLAEVGAPGPRWDGADPASLERVLFHLLQEYARHLGHLDVVAELAGGPTGE, from the coding sequence ATGACCACGCCCTTCCCCGAGCCCACGGGCCCCGCCGGCAACCGCGCCGAGGTCTTCCTGCGCTACCTGGACTACTTCCGGGAGTCCGTGTCGGCCAAGGTGTCGGCGCTGCCCGAGTCGGAGCTGCGGCGCAGCGGCCTGCCGTCGGGATGGACACCGCTGGAGTTGCTCAAGCACCTGCGGTACGTGGAGCTGCGCTGGATCGAGTGGGGTTTCCAGGGCCGGGATGTCCCCGAGCCGTGGGGTGACCGCCGCGCGGATCGCTGGTACGTCGCGCCGGAGGAGACCCGCTCGGAGTTGGTGGCGGCGCTGCGGGCGCAGGGTGCGCACACCAGCGCGGTGGTGACGGCGCACGACCTGGCGGAGGTCGGCGCACCGGGCCCGCGCTGGGACGGCGCCGACCCCGCCTCGCTGGAGCGGGTGCTGTTCCACCTGCTTCAGGAGTACGCCCGCCACCTCGGCCACCTCGACGTCGTGGCCGAGCTCGCGGGTGGACCGACCGGGGAGTGA